Proteins co-encoded in one Hyalangium ruber genomic window:
- a CDS encoding tetratricopeptide repeat protein — translation MHLSDARGKVDFGIITIREDEFEAVLARLPHHVGRVKGRRQYNLRRVPLPGGDSYLVAVLRCIEQGTGEAQSAAHDLLEDLDPPWLFVVGIAGGVPSDEFSLGDVIVSNRIHDFSVEAVLQDSSLEYALAGGPMDKNAAALAANLPALRAELGEWSSAESIAAPRPLIRIEDSSLYGDGSWQTKVRKSLTRHAGRMQPVALSGAIASSDRLIKNTDILAVWLKVARQVLAMEMESAGIYRATYGRPISTLSIRGISDVVGFKRDPEWTRYACHTAAAFMLALMNTRPIEPGAHSSSGAQERKLQSWVAQWPLPRVANVDPYHVLGVTESELARRYARQAERPPYILRDVDSELDKALTMSDLVLLVGHSKAGKSRTAFEAALRLYPQQPLLLPSDGKALVELFRADAPLQWSSDPLIVWLDDLHRFLGPEGLSFSLLNTLAQHKGRVKVLATLTSRRYDDYMNSRGDVEKDIHLILRRFRQVHLSSELNEVETQRAKALYPEEPKEKLADGLGEHFVAADELRLKYDAGKESCPQGYALVRVAIDWRRAGLLRPIPESALQRLASSYIRFLKIPHVDLTPEAYKEGLQWARKPIGIHIALLAGAGQEGSEKSFEAFDYISDHADRLGVGIPDEAWKAILHFASPSEALLLALSAYHRKNKPIMEHALAQAIQSGDPDARPRAIYLLGALYQEDDKLAEAELAYRQVLDAEQTDVASSAMIDLGRLLQNRGEFAEAEQLFQHAFELHDPETHLNATLGLGKLLMDKGEWTKAEALYQGLLESDDARAIALGTVNLAKLHELRDELDAAEALYQKAIESKQPEAAALAMNNLGGLCQNRGEFGKAEQLFRQAMGFQDLEAAALAKANLGTLYFNRGDLAQAEQFYQDAIASKHPFAVLLSTNNLGSVRLKQGASAEARRLYLQALDSRHPDVTPIAAFNLGSLHFDNEEWAEASELLQRAVESKHPEFSHRPKWLLGNLLERQGEHTEAERLYREVLASRQADLIPAAAFSLGSLLQDLERHSEARPLFQQSIDSKHPDFALRATLLLGITEAQQGMLSQAESLFRKLLDSQHPTLSLAGSEVLGEVLEKRGDLIGAEHYYRAATESEDVVVSSAACLHLGTLLLRKGQLIEARRFLQRAVESSDEDVVEEATASMAELVKAEAAPGS, via the coding sequence GTGCATCTGTCGGATGCCAGAGGCAAGGTCGATTTCGGCATCATCACGATCCGTGAGGATGAGTTCGAAGCGGTGCTTGCCCGCCTCCCCCACCACGTTGGCCGTGTGAAGGGGCGGCGGCAGTACAACTTGCGGCGTGTACCGCTCCCCGGAGGGGACTCCTACCTGGTCGCGGTGCTGCGTTGCATCGAGCAGGGCACCGGTGAGGCCCAATCCGCAGCGCACGATCTCCTGGAAGACCTGGACCCTCCCTGGTTGTTCGTCGTCGGCATCGCGGGAGGTGTCCCCTCGGACGAGTTCAGCCTCGGCGACGTCATCGTCTCGAACCGGATCCATGACTTCAGCGTCGAGGCCGTGCTCCAGGACAGCAGCCTCGAATACGCTCTGGCTGGCGGTCCCATGGACAAGAACGCGGCCGCGCTCGCCGCGAACCTGCCCGCGCTCCGAGCGGAGCTTGGCGAGTGGAGTTCCGCCGAGTCGATCGCCGCTCCACGGCCGCTCATCCGCATCGAGGACTCCTCCCTCTACGGAGATGGGTCCTGGCAAACCAAGGTTCGTAAATCCCTTACGCGCCATGCGGGGCGAATGCAGCCGGTGGCCTTGTCTGGCGCGATCGCCTCCAGCGATCGCCTCATCAAGAACACGGACATCCTGGCAGTCTGGCTGAAGGTGGCGCGGCAGGTGCTCGCCATGGAGATGGAGTCGGCAGGGATCTATCGGGCCACGTACGGCCGGCCGATCTCCACCCTGTCCATCCGGGGAATCAGTGATGTGGTCGGCTTCAAGCGCGACCCGGAGTGGACGCGGTATGCCTGCCATACGGCCGCGGCGTTCATGCTCGCCCTCATGAACACCCGCCCCATCGAACCAGGGGCGCATTCCTCCTCCGGAGCGCAGGAGCGCAAGCTCCAGTCCTGGGTTGCCCAGTGGCCTCTGCCTCGCGTCGCGAACGTGGACCCCTACCACGTGCTGGGTGTCACCGAGTCCGAGCTCGCAAGGCGGTATGCCCGGCAGGCGGAACGGCCGCCCTACATCCTTCGCGACGTGGACTCGGAGCTCGACAAAGCCTTGACGATGAGTGACCTCGTCCTGCTCGTCGGCCACTCCAAGGCCGGCAAGTCACGCACCGCTTTCGAGGCCGCGCTTCGCCTCTACCCGCAACAGCCTCTGCTCCTACCGTCCGACGGGAAGGCGCTCGTGGAGCTCTTCCGCGCCGATGCACCTCTCCAGTGGAGCTCGGATCCCCTCATCGTCTGGCTCGATGACCTTCACCGGTTCCTCGGCCCGGAGGGCTTGAGCTTCTCGCTCCTGAACACACTGGCACAGCACAAGGGGCGGGTGAAGGTGCTCGCGACGTTGACCTCCAGACGATACGACGACTACATGAACTCGAGGGGGGACGTCGAGAAGGACATCCACCTCATCCTTCGCCGCTTCCGGCAGGTGCACCTCTCTTCAGAGCTGAACGAAGTAGAAACCCAGCGCGCCAAGGCGCTCTACCCCGAAGAACCCAAGGAGAAGCTGGCCGATGGGCTGGGCGAGCATTTCGTCGCCGCGGATGAGCTGCGCCTCAAGTACGACGCTGGCAAAGAGAGCTGCCCCCAGGGCTATGCGCTCGTGCGTGTGGCCATCGACTGGCGCCGAGCGGGGCTGCTCCGCCCCATCCCCGAGAGCGCGCTGCAGCGACTCGCCTCGTCGTACATCCGCTTCTTGAAGATCCCTCATGTCGACCTGACTCCAGAGGCCTACAAAGAGGGGCTGCAATGGGCGCGCAAGCCCATCGGCATCCATATCGCACTCCTCGCGGGAGCGGGACAAGAGGGCTCGGAGAAGAGCTTCGAGGCGTTCGACTACATCTCGGATCATGCGGATCGACTGGGGGTCGGCATTCCCGATGAGGCGTGGAAGGCCATCCTGCATTTTGCCTCGCCCTCCGAAGCACTCCTCCTCGCGCTCAGCGCCTACCACCGGAAGAACAAGCCCATCATGGAGCACGCGCTGGCCCAGGCCATCCAGTCCGGGGACCCTGATGCCAGGCCACGAGCCATCTACCTCCTAGGGGCGCTCTACCAAGAGGACGACAAGCTCGCCGAGGCGGAGCTTGCTTATCGACAGGTCCTGGACGCGGAGCAAACCGACGTGGCCTCATCAGCCATGATCGATCTGGGCCGCCTCCTCCAGAACAGGGGAGAGTTCGCGGAGGCCGAGCAGCTCTTCCAACATGCTTTCGAGCTTCACGACCCCGAGACCCACCTCAATGCCACGCTCGGCCTCGGCAAGCTCCTCATGGACAAGGGCGAATGGACCAAGGCCGAGGCGCTCTACCAGGGCCTGCTCGAGTCCGACGATGCGCGCGCAATCGCGCTGGGGACCGTCAACCTGGCCAAGCTCCACGAACTCCGAGACGAGCTGGACGCAGCCGAGGCGCTCTACCAGAAGGCCATCGAATCGAAGCAGCCTGAGGCAGCCGCTCTGGCCATGAACAATCTGGGTGGCCTCTGCCAGAACCGAGGCGAGTTCGGGAAGGCAGAGCAGCTCTTCCGGCAGGCCATGGGCTTCCAGGACTTGGAGGCAGCCGCCCTGGCCAAGGCCAACCTGGGCACCCTCTATTTCAATCGAGGCGACCTGGCCCAGGCGGAGCAGTTCTACCAGGACGCGATCGCGTCCAAGCACCCCTTCGCGGTTCTCCTCTCCACCAACAACCTGGGCTCCGTCCGCCTGAAGCAGGGCGCGTCAGCTGAGGCCAGGCGTTTGTATTTGCAAGCCTTGGACTCCCGGCATCCCGATGTCACCCCCATCGCCGCCTTCAACCTCGGCAGCCTTCACTTCGACAATGAAGAGTGGGCCGAAGCCTCGGAGCTGCTCCAGAGAGCCGTGGAGTCCAAGCACCCGGAGTTCTCTCACCGCCCTAAGTGGCTGTTGGGCAACCTCCTGGAGCGGCAGGGCGAGCACACCGAAGCGGAGCGCCTCTATCGAGAGGTGCTAGCCTCCCGCCAGGCGGATCTCATACCAGCCGCGGCGTTCTCGCTCGGCAGCTTGCTTCAGGATCTGGAAAGGCACTCCGAAGCCAGGCCGCTCTTCCAGCAGTCCATTGACTCCAAGCACCCTGACTTCGCGCTTCGTGCCACGCTGTTGCTTGGCATCACCGAGGCGCAGCAGGGCATGCTCTCGCAGGCCGAGTCGCTCTTTCGGAAGTTGCTCGACTCCCAGCACCCGACCCTCTCCCTCGCAGGCAGCGAGGTCCTCGGTGAAGTTCTCGAGAAGCGGGGTGACCTGATCGGAGCCGAGCATTACTATCGGGCCGCGACGGAATCCGAGGACGTCGTCGTCTCCAGCGCTGCGTGTCTCCACCTCGGCACGCTCCTGCTCCGGAAGGGTCAGCTGATCGAAGCCAGACGCTTCCTCCAGCGCGCTGTGGAGTCCAGCGACGAGGATGTTGTCGAGGAGGCTACCGCCTCGATGGCAGAACTCGTCAAGGCGGAAGCCGCGCCAGGCTCCTGA
- a CDS encoding YraN family protein, protein MGRAGVDRQGYGNEAETAAVRFLEARGYRIRARNFRCRYGELDSIPPMRPQGGPYRPSEQVSHKGLPFPIARWTSVPPAPGTHRAYL, encoded by the coding sequence ATGGGACGGGCGGGGGTGGACAGGCAGGGGTATGGCAACGAAGCGGAGACCGCGGCGGTCCGCTTCCTGGAGGCGCGGGGATACCGCATCCGGGCGCGCAACTTCCGGTGCCGCTATGGCGAGTTGGACTCTATCCCGCCTATGCGCCCGCAGGGCGGCCCATACCGCCCTTCCGAGCAAGTGAGCCATAAGGGGCTCCCCTTCCCGATCGCGAGATGGACTAGCGTGCCCCCTGCTCCAGGCACGCACAGGGCCTACTTGTAA